The Oreochromis niloticus isolate F11D_XX linkage group LG18, O_niloticus_UMD_NMBU, whole genome shotgun sequence DNA window TGATCATCCTAACCTGACAGTAAATGGGCGGATATGTTGACTCTGAGAGTTTAAAGTGCGCATAGAGACAGATCTGTAGACGCCCTGGAAAGACGCCCAGTTCAAAGTCATGTTTACATGGTGTCTGGTCTGTCGGCAAAGAGAAAGCATGACTAAGCTGAATGTTAACAACATACCCTGACAATTTAAACTCCACAGTTCAAATTAACTTATAACAGTTCAAATaaagtatattttttaaatgtaattttgatTTAACCGGACAGGATGACAGTCCTGGGACCcccaaaaagaagaaagaggtgaagaagaagtTTAAATTGGAGCCTCACGAGGATCAGCTGTTCCTGGATGGGAATGAGGTGAGTACGTTTGCAGGATTGTTAAATCTACACAGGAAGTGCTTGTGAAGTACTCAAAGCGTGCCTATCTCCTGCAGGTGTACGTGTGGATTTATGATCCTGTCCACTTCAAGACGTTTGCGATGGGTCTGATTCTCGGTAAGTCAGCGTAGTTCTTCTCCTTGACCGTCAAAAACAGAATGAAAGAGTTATCTGACACAAATTTTCCtggtttttgtctttcagtTATTGCGGTGATAGCGGCCACACTGTTTCCGTTGTGGCCAGCTGAAATGCGTGTTGGAGTGTATTATCTAAGTGTTGCAGCTGGCTGCTTTGTGGCCAGCATCCTGCTTCTAGCCGTCGGTAAGTGCAAACAGTAATAAAATCATCGGTCCAGGCAGGGATGTGATGAAATTTGTGCCAAtacatgttgttgatgagacgcACTTCCACAGCTGAAGTCTGTgttctgtatttatttagtgAAAACTGCGCCATATGTCAGAGGGAAATCTCCGCAGTTCCCAgcctttttctccacttttgCAATGTAAAAAATATTCTATGGAAAATTAAGGCAACACATGAACAATTTTAAGTTGGATTTCTGCTGAGATAAGTAGAGGACGGTTCAGGGTCAGCTGATCCAGCAACTAagttttatcaaaaaggaaggTTTGAAGTTTAATCTTAAAAGTGGAAAGTTCTCCCAAATCtagactgggagctggttccaacGACGGAGGGGTCTGAAAGCTAAagcctctgcctcccattctaatTTTAGAAACTGCAGCAGAGGATTGAAAGGGATTCATAAAATAACCCATGGGGACCAAAAGTGGGGGGGGACCTGATAATAAACTTTTCTCAGCTTCCAGGAGACCGATTGAGGCAACTACCAATGAGAGCGCAGGATACTGTAAATGGTCATATAGCCTGTTAGTAAATAGAATATAGGGTTGCCTAGGCAACCGTAGCCTGGTGTGTCTGCAAGCGACCAGCTATCAGCTTTCAGTGTGGACACAGcttaagcctgcagtctgagaacAGTGCCTCATTAGGTTAATATGATActgtgaggtctttaagataagatcaGGCCTGATCATTCAGGACTGTATGAGGAGAAGGACTTTAAATTGTGGTTTTAACAGGGACCCAGTGATGAGAAGCTAATGTGGGAGAAATATggtctctctttctcctccacTTTTTGATGCCCGGTGTGTTTTAAGTTTATCTCACTGGTTGGTTCCTGTCTCCTCAGCTCGCTGCATTCTCTTCCTCATTATCTGGCTGGTGACTGGCGGGCGCCATCACTTCTGGTTCCTGCCCAACCTGACAGCAGACGTTGGTTTCATCGACTCGTTCAGGCCGCTCTACACCCATGAATACAAGGGACCTCGAGGCAGTGAGAAGAAGGGCACAGACAAGTCAGACGAGAAGGACGGTGGCACTTCCACCAAGGCTCAGAAGTCAGACAGCGACGAGAAGTCGGACAGCGAAAAGAAGGACGGCtacgaggaagaggaggaggatgaagaggagagtAAAGAGGTAGGGCGGGAGGAGAGTAAGGAAGCAGAGGGGGAGGGAACGGAGGAACGCCAGTCAGACACAGACAGTGACCGCCGAGAGGATGAAGGCTCACAGCACAGCAACGGAAACGACTTTGAGATGATCACCAGGGAGGAGCTGGAGCAGCACACggaggatgaggaagaggaagatgaagagACACAAGAGAGGAAAGAAGGGTTTGGAAGTGAGACTAAACCTCAGACTGCTCAAACATAAACTTCTTCCAATCCCATCACTCTCTACTTCTCTCTgtccttccctccctccctgctGTGATCCCAGGACCTGCTGGTCCGGCCTCTCTGAGCCCGCTGAGGCTGCAGAGAGGCTCCATCTCTTGTTGTTGAGATCTTCCACTAACAGTACCGGGATAGACGCAACACTGAAAAGTTAACAGCTACGacaatggggaaaaaatgtttaaaaagaagccTTACGGTGGATCAGTTTCCTCCCACCCAAATGTTATTTATGTGACACAAACTGCCACCGGACACATTTGCCTGAGGAATCCATCAGACCAGACCTcctccacttttttctttttctttatgttaGTTCAAACCAGTGTCTCTTATTTATATCCCATCAATGGATTCATTTGGATGTTTTGTATGTGAGGTCAGATCTAGAGCCTAGGTATGAGTTTAAAGAATGATGGTGTTAAACTGACCGGTAAATAAGACGTTCTGTTTTTTGGCCACCTTTTTGTCATATGAGCTCTGTATTGTCGGTATAATCCACGGTAGTTCTGGAAAAAGCCAGGAAGCCACTGTTCTCTCACATTTTGTGGTAATTTGGCGAGCCAGCTGTGCCAGGAGCGGCGAGTCTGATAGCTTTCTCAGGCAGCAAAATGACCACCGGGTCAGCTTTGAAACCTGAACCTCACCAGATGGACCAAAACCTGTAGTTtactcaaaggaaaaaaaaaatcaactataATGTGGCTGGATGGAGCTTCTGGACAGCAGAGCGCTCAGCTCTTTGAGGTACTTGCcatcttcagttttgtttttttttgtttttttaacggCTTATGACCATAGTGCAATCCTGTACACACTGTATGAAGTACTTCTAGTTCATGATTAATAATGTGGAACTCATCTTTAACAGTTTGTGTGAGCAACTGGGATGCAGCGGGCCTActtcactgaaaacaaaaacaattacaaCATTTGCTGCAAAACTAAAGCAAGCAGAGGTAGAGTCGGCTCATTCATTTGCAAACAGAACCAGATAATAATGTTACGCAAACTCTAGTGCCAAACACAGCTCACGACGACGTACGCTTTAACATGGAGAGCTGAGCGCGTTCAGGTCAATTCGTTTTGTTACTGCCGTGTCAAACTCAACACAACTTTTGCAGAGAAAAAGCACAGCACGGTTGTCGTTAGTGTGCAGCTAAACAAAGACTTGTTGGTCTCAATGAAACCGTTTAAAGGCATTTGCACTAGACTCTCAACCATGTCGGTCCCCGTCTCGTCTCGCACAAGCCGCCACACAACAGTTGGCGGGCGTCACTTTGTGAATCCAGCTGGCAGTTGTGGTCCCGCTAACCGTGGTCCAAGCTGTTCCTTCACGTTATCTTCTGGCTAGAAATGTCTTAGATGCTGTTTTTAGTCATAGCAAGGAATATATTTCAGAATATAAAATAGAAATGTATCATTTATAAATGGATTCTATTGATATATCAGATATATGCATTTACTCAGTCTAAGAATCAAAGTTTGCCCCTGCTTTTCTTTAGGAGGTGTAACTTTAATCCCCAGAgtatctatttttgtttttatatgatCATAAAGTGTACTCATTATTTAAAGGTAACAACAGTGGGAGTCTATTAGATAtcagcatttttatttctttttttttttttttaatttaaatacatttgcCACAAAACTGTTGAGCGTGTGACACAGTGGGTTAGTTGTGTGGTGCCATATGTCTCACAGTGGTCAGTCATTAACTTGAGGTTTGCGTAACACTAACAGTGACCTGCCGGTTCCCCACACGCTCCGAtgaagtaatattttaaaataatccaCACAGCTTTCTCTACAACTCTTTTAGTTTCTCCTGTAGCCTTTGTAGTTTGTTGCTTTGTCTGCTGTACttccatttatgtttttttttccttccccagAAGGGgtagtgtctttttttttcctcccttccCGAGTTGCCAGTGTGTCAGTGGCTATTCTCTGAATATTGACATAAATATTTCACAAAAGAgagagcagggaaaaaaagattctCCCAGTTTTTCTTGACTGTTGCACAGTATCGGTCTGTTGTATATTGTAGTATTACtctatgctgctgctgcttctcatCACGCATTTCCGGGAGAAATaatgaaagtggaaaaaaaaactgtaaaacctcCATGTTTTATCTGtggtcaaaacaaaaaaagtgtgtCTTTTGATCACCTAGTTGTCCACATTTGGATTGATATCATTCTCAAGACTGTCTCCTGCAATATTGGAGTATAATTTAATAAAATTGGATGTCTGGAAATATATCTGTATCTTATCATTGCAATAAAAATATAGAAAGCACAATGagtactgtgattttgtttctAATATTAGATCTGTGACCaccaaaaacaatttatttattttttttaaactacaatTAACGCCTCACATTTCGTCCCCCACAAATATTTGTAATACATGTACCAAAGGCactgattaaaatgttttagtttagcCCGTGTCTTCTCCTCTTCAAGATCTTTGACTTCTGGACAGATTATAGGGCAGTGGGGGATTTTTGTGGGATTATTTTTTCAGTGTCCTGCTCTGGCTACTCGTGTGAATTGTCATGTGTGACTCCAACTCAACTTGTCCCTCAAACTACCTGACCTTTGTGTCAAGTATCATTGGAGTGGGTGAGCACTACAAATCAGGGACAGAATGGCAGTTTTCACAGATTCCAGAATTTCCAAACCCAAAGAGGGACTGCATTCCCGAGGATCAAACTTCTTCGGTCCTGCCATGAATCTTCTAAGAGAAAACTGAAAGGACCTAATCTGATTGTACGTGCCAGCACGCTCtagcacattaaaaaaaaatacaaggtGTTTTTGGCCACACCACACCAAATCTTCACCCAAACATCAGATTTGTATGAAAGCTTGTTTCTgcctttgaattaaaaaaaaaaaaaaagccaggcAGAACAAAGTTGAAATTTTGAGGTATACCAAATTTGAACTTACCTACTGAACAAGTCAAAATTTTAAGATAAACTCAAATTTCTATTTCAGTGCCACAAACATGCTTCCATTAATTTGTTTACCGGCGCTTTCACCCACTTCCTgacaattaattttaaatacCTGCCTCACTGTGTGCAGCGCACCAAAACGTGAAGCAAAACATGGCAAGATTTACatctaaaaacagcagcagtgctAACATCAGTCCAGAGGAACAGGAGTGAATGACACGTAATTGTAGAAAATGTGCTTATTGAATGATTTTTACTGGCTACCTAGAACTGCTAGTTTTCTCAtaagtgctaaaaaaaaaaaaactgatttgaTGAAGGGAGAGTTTGGGTTCACACAaagatgaaagaagaaaaaaagtttgttttttctttatttttaagtttgGCTCCTGCTACATCTTTCAATCATTTCAGTCTGTCAATAACGAGTGCGACACAGCAATCTGACTTACATTATAACTCAGGCTGAGAAGTTTGTAAGGCAGCTGAAACATGAAGTGTTTTATGGTGAGAACAAAAAGTAGGCCGTGAACTCCACAAGACGTTCATAAagtagaaaacaatcacatacAGTTGTCTTTGGCTTACTCCGTGATAGAAATTTCGTTTCAAGTCGACTGTTTTCTTAAACTTGCTTCAAAGTCCTGTCCTGAAAATAATCAGATATTACATAAATATGGCATTAAATAAATTAATCCTAGATTCTTGTAtttacaaatttacatttaaaggtTGAGTACAAAGAGTATGCTTGCTTCATTTCAGCTTTCAGTGCATCTCTATGTTTATGTCGCTAATATCTAGCACTCTTACACTTATCATTGATGATTGTTTAGTACTCATGAGGAGCTTTGGGTGGTCATCATCATGCAATTGttaagatcttttttttttttccattcccGGGTAAGATGAAACATGCTTTCTTTCTGGAAGCTACACATAAACTACAGTGTGTATTCACTGGACTGTAATGCGTTGATGACTCGGGGTGTAAATGATCACTGTGCACCGCTGATTTGACGCCAATTTGGTTGCAGATGATTCCTCAGTTAGTCTCTGAACAAACCTGATCCCTTCGTTCTCTCCGGGCTGCTGCGGAGAGCTTCAGCTGAATGTCTTTGAACCCCAAACATACCAGTCAGTTTTCTGTGTCTGATGAGTCAGAGGTGTCTGCGAGTCGGGCCTGCCTCTTGCGTACGTTCCAGTGCAAACACTGAGCCAGACTTTCAAACCAGTCATACACCAGGTCGTGACAACAGATCGACGGCACCGGATAACAGGAGGTCGTGATCTTAATACTGTGGGTAGAAGAACAGATGGAAGAATCATCTTAAAACTGAGGAAAAAAGTATTTGTAGTGAATCTGTTACAGATGTTGACACTTGTGCTTACCAGTCTCCGTGCTGGATCTCCTGCCTCTTCCTGCCATCAAACGACACCCAGGCAGTGTTCCTGGCATCAGGGGACAACGTGATCTGTTTCAGGGAAGGCGAGGACAGACTGTCAGtattagagttaaaacaacatCAGCCAGGCGAGCAGctccattttacttttaaatcattttctaaCCACCACTGACAAACTTACCGATGAGAACAAAGGGCACGTCACTCATTTTGTGAGCATCTGGCCATGAACCAAAGCACCAATGCAAAAACTGCTGTTGTTACCAGATAAAATAAAGTGACTATAATTCAGAGCGGCTGACAGGAACAATTTTATGAAATATATCCAATATTTCTCATTCAAACCCTTGTTAGAGCTGGTATAAGTAAGAGGGTTACTGGAGTTATTCCACAACGGTGGGGTGAACATTTAATTAAGATATTTAAGCCTGTAATAAAGTGATGGACAGACCACCAGCCTCACCACAAGAAGCTTCCTTGTTCGAACCGCCTGACCTGGTACCCGGAGGATTGTGGGTTTTCTCTAACAGTCCAAAGACTTGCATGCCTCCAGACCCGTGTTAAGAGGTCTGCAGGTGCCAAATTTTACTGCCTCCAGACCAGTGTTAATGTCACTGACCAATACATTTCATCACAGTTTTCATCAATGGCCTTTTTTTCTGGTAAAAACAATagctaaataaaaactaatgcacGAGGACAAAAGCTATGATGAAATGTACCGACACTTTCATGAATGAGCTGAAGATACTCTGTTGAGACGAAATCCAATCAGAACTAATTAAGTTGTGTAGAATGGTGGTACACGTTTGGAACAGATCTTCTTGTGCAGTAAGGTTAGACACACACATTTGTTGTGCCCATAAGACACAGTCTGAGCTGGGTTGAGGGGCGGGCACTAAATGGTACATGGACTGGTTCTTTTATAGCTCTTTtctactgtacttgttttataAACCATGCCTCATTCCCCCATTCATAGAAGCACTTTTTTTCCATCTAAgattcacacactcactctctgGTCggatcagagagcaacttggggttcatcATCTTGCCCAAAGGTCTATTTTGTAAATCTTGGTGATACCATGTTTCAGAGAGGAGGATTATCTGTAGTACGCTCATTGGCTAGTGACTTGTGACTGACTTGTCATTAGCTTATGTGCGAACAGCTGCACAGTCAGATGCAgaggttttgtttattttaagccAAGGTAGCAATGGTGAAAACACTAAAATAGAGGCTTCAAAACAGGACTTCACTAACCAGTGGATGATCTCATGGCAGCTGCATCATTTATACTGTGTGGGCAGATCGTGTTGATGGCTCTATTTGCGTTATTTTGGCTCAAGGTGAACACAGTGAGTGAGTTTGGGCTATTAGTGTGGTGTGAAAGCGCACTGttgtgtgggggaaaaaaagatgctgGATTTCTAGCAATATGGATTTCTATAGATTATGTTAGATTCATAATTGTTGTTTGGCaacatttaaatgtgatttgtttttttccttccgaGCACAGTCAGCACTGAGAGAACATTTAATATATACAAAACACAATAAAGATGTTCCCAACCTCCTCCTTACCATGAGCTCCACCCCAGCAGGAACCACGATGGGCCTGAAAGAGAGCGAGTGGGGGCAGATGGGAGTGACCATGATGGCGGGGACATTGGGATGGATCATAGAGGCTCCTGCTGCAGCCGCGTACGCCGTGCTACCTGTAGGTGTGGACACGATCAAACCTGGAGaacagagagagatggaggCAGTTTAACACATTTGCCTTCgactttgattttatttgtacacaaacactttgtttcAGCTCTAGTAGAAACAGAATCAGTGCTCTGGAAGAAGCACAGACCCACCGTCTCCCTGCACTGAGGTGATGAGTCGTCCGTCAAGGTACAAGTCCACGTTGGACAGGTAGGAGGAGGGTCCTCGATCCACCACCACCTCATTCAACACCTACACatgtgtaaacacacacacacacacacacccacacaccatAGATAAGATCAGAAGGCCTAGGGGACTCTGCCATGTTCTTAGAAAGGATATAAATCCTCTCTCTGAATACTGAAGACCCAAAATATGAAACCATAGTGCCATCTTTTGGCCAAATGACACATACTTAATATGAGCAGTTAtctataaatgtgtaaaatgaaaaagcaaataaatgtcTTTAGCTCAGGATCACtaaaacacagttaaaaaataaaactgcaggAATGGTTGTGATTTTACAGATCAACAAAACTGTATGGACTCCATAAGACAGCAGAAAAGATTGTATGAACTTGCCAGTGTGTTATGCTGTTAATATCCACATGGTGGTGCTATTTACAACAAAATTAAATCAGTTTGTCCTTTTAAGTTGGCACTAAAATTTTTGCAAAATATCTGGTTGATTTTTCCACCAAACACTCAAACAAGCAAATCTACTGAAAAGGAAACCTCTGGTTGGAGATGAAGGTCTAATAAACAAACTGGTTGTCATGTGAATTGTACAGAAACTCCACACCCATCGAACAGTAAAACACAGAataacatatccatgtgttccCTGAAGACAGCATTAAATCTGCTCAGTGTActcaataaaacaataaactaGTGCATTACAGAGAGAAGGTACAAGCAGACTGACTGCAAACAAATCATGTTCCACACTTCAGTGAGTCTCACAGCCTGCTGCAGCGCCGTGCTGTGATGTCTGGCAGATATACTG harbors:
- the sec62 gene encoding translocation protein SEC62; amino-acid sequence: MAERRRHKKRIQEVSEPTKEEKAVAKYLRFNCPTKSTNMMGHRVDYFIASKAVDCLLDSKWAKAKKGEEALFTTRESAVDYCNRLLKKQFFHRALKVMKKKTEKDTKKEKEKEKPKSDSSKEEEKKGKKEKEKKKEPEAVETKKEKSDDSPGTPKKKKEVKKKFKLEPHEDQLFLDGNEVYVWIYDPVHFKTFAMGLILVIAVIAATLFPLWPAEMRVGVYYLSVAAGCFVASILLLAVARCILFLIIWLVTGGRHHFWFLPNLTADVGFIDSFRPLYTHEYKGPRGSEKKGTDKSDEKDGGTSTKAQKSDSDEKSDSEKKDGYEEEEEDEEESKEVGREESKEAEGEGTEERQSDTDSDRREDEGSQHSNGNDFEMITREELEQHTEDEEEEDEETQERKEGFGSETKPQTAQT